The Cryptococcus gattii WM276 chromosome D, complete sequence region GAGGACAGATAGCACATCTAGCATCACACGTCCTATGGGAGGGACTATCAAGGCAAGGAAGGGTGAGCCCACATGGGATAGCTTTGGAAAGGTGGAAGTGCAAGCGCACAACGAGAGAATACACCGTCGTTCCAATGCAGGTACAGACTCTACTCCTGTTGCCGTGCCGCGACGTCCGCGAGACATCTCTGCCGGTCCGTCTGAGAACACCCCGAGGCAGAATCTCGAGAGAGAGGGGAGTAACTGGAAGATCAAGTATGTTGTGCCGACAGGTGTCGACAGGCAGATCACGGTGAAAAGAAGTCAAGAAAGAGGTCAAGGATCGGCATGTTCTTTGCCACCCGACAGGTATCACCCTCAAGGCGTCCTTATCCCTCGTTCCTCTGCTCAATTATCAACATCCAATTCTACCGCCTACGGTTCTCACACCCCATCTTCGCGTCATATGCCCCCTCGTGCTGTTACATCGGCCGCCTTCCCTGATGTCGGCGGCTTAAAAGTCTcagaggagaagattgtcCCTGTGCACAGCTCGCAAAGCGTGCCAAGGAGGATCGGGTTCAACTGGGATCAGGCCAAGGGCGTGAAGACGTATGAGATTCCAGGAAAGGTGGATAGGAACCCCAAGGGGCTGTTCTACTTCCAGTAGGACAATGTTTCTTGGAAGTAGAACAATGTTTCTTGTGCTATACCCACCATGTTCGATACCAGGTTTTTTCTCTCAGAGCGCATAACAATCATCGGTTGTATACATTTCAGCATCAAACAAGGGTTTGTACATAGCATTTTCTTTTGTTTTCTTAACCATATATCGGACGCATGGTGTTTTTTTATTTCTCAAGTCTCTTTAGCATTTTTACCGGTAATGATTCTTAAAAAAAAAGTATAGCAATATTATTTGTACTGGAAATTGCATAGTTGTATGCGCTTTTTGCGTAGTAGGGAAATTGATTTATATTGTAATGTGGCGTTTATAGCTATGGATATAACTATTAGCCAATACATGGGAGGCGCAGATGAAAAGGCATGGGGTATCTAAAAAAATGACAAGACGATAAAGTTGCAAATGGTCAGCGGCACACTGCAACACAGAGTCGCACTTTCTTGGGGAAGTGCCAGGCTATGACGCTGTGTTTACGGTATAACTTGACAACGAGACCTTGTGATATATTTCATACTGTATTTGGGGCATGAAAATCGAAATAATGTGAAAAGCGGGGCATATTACGATTTAAGTTGAGGAAGATCAAAATGCTCTTGTCGAACGAAGTTCTGCCCGTTCGCTTCAGCCCTTGCTGCGTCTTGGCATCTGCTTTGATCACTTCACGCATTGTCTTCCTACTTTACAAAGTTCTTTAGAAGTCTCCTCTGCTCCCTACAATTATAATGCGAAGTTAAGATCCTTCTTAGACCTGTGACGCGACAATGGTGGCAAACCTGTGCTCTGAACATTGAACTTTGCCTCTGCTGTCTCTTAAATATAATATTATTATCTTATAGAAGGAAGATATCACGAGGATGGGGAGCCACGTCATGCTTGTAAGAGCGTCGGGCGGCAGCGGCGGCCGCGATGAAGCTGTTGGTCACGAAATCTCCTGTTCGGGTAACTTTTGTCAGTTGTGTGGTTCAACACCTCGGTTGCTCGTTTCGAGGTGCCCGTCGCCGATGGCAGCTTTTCATGCCATGCAAACAGCTGCCTACTCCTCCGCCGCCATTTTTGCTTTTGTTGCGGACCAGTTGTTCTTCTTTGTCCACTCAATTTACATATGGCTCTGCTGTATACCATACACGAACAGCATCTTGTCTATCTTCACCGCCTAGTCAACTCAACTGAACGGGGATCGCCTTCCGCCCGGTTTCACCTTTTTTGCTCGCGGTATACGTATCACCTCGGCATACGCAACCGACCTTACACAATACAACATTACATCCATCTTATATAAATCCCTATATAGCATCCCGCCCGCAATGCCTTTCGTGTCAAATGGTTGGAAACCATCCACGTCGCCCGTAGGTGAAGGGTCAGTACATTTGTCTCTCTGTCGTGTGAGTTGTATGCATGGGAAAGGGCTGATCTCCTTTGACTCCACGCTTTCCTTTCCCTGCGCGCCCCGTAACTGGCTGCCTTTATGACATTCGCCTGACTTTATCGGCATTCCTTTATCCGCCCTTGATAATACCCATCTTCATTCGCTTGACTAATTATTTAATTGTTAATTGTCGTCTCATACATCTTCATCGATATTAATTTATATCGGCAGCTTCACCACATCTAGAACGCCCGAGCAATCGACAAGCTCCTCGAGCGCTCCgtctccctcctcttccaccttcCCGCGCCCGAAAAAGCTCAGGTCCAGGACATCGACCTTGACCAACGTCTACACTCCCCCTCTTCCGCCCGTCATGTCACGCGAAAACTCTGCTGAAGATGTCCGAGAAGAGTACGGTCAAGGTCCATCTGGTCTTCCGCCAGGTACTCTCCTTCCGTCGGTAAATGGCCGCCGAGCGTCTAAGTCGGTGTCATATGTTCCGCCGAGTGTGGTTGTCACTCCTTCGAAATATTACACGCCTCAAACGCACAATCAATTCCCTTTTGTTGGTTCGCCAAATGCCAACATCGGCAATGGTGTTATGGGTAGTCCCGAGGGGGATATGAAGAATATGCTGAAGAGGCGAACATCGACACCAAGTTTGGTCAAGCGTGTTACTCGGAgtgaggaagaggaagaggatgaagggTTGCGAGGCAAATTGATACCAAAAAACGAGCCTCAGCAATCCCAATTGCTGCAGGAACCGCAAAAATCTGAAGTGAGGGCGAGGTCGACTTCAACCAGTGTGGTTGTTCCTCAGACCCAAGGTCTTACTGAGCATTCCACCTACACCTCCCAGCCCGTTCGCCCTCCGATGCCGCCCAGTTCATATACCCAACAACCCCATCCGCCTCGCCCATGGTCCGCTGCACCTCCTAGTTCTAGCTCACCTGTCGAAGAGGCGTCAAATGAAAGATCGTCCAGTTTCCTTTCATCGGCTTACAACTATACCGAATCAGGCATTGTACAGCTGTTCAACTATGTTCGaccatcttccttttcaCATCATTCATATGCTCGACAGGAACCTTCCGATGTTGATTCCGAAAAGGGTTTGAATGGTTCCGAAGACGAAACGGAGGAAAGCAGCGTTAGCTACTTTACTTTACCACCTACCCCTCCCGAACAATCCGAGTTCTCGTCCTATGCCGCTGCCTTGCCATCAGACTCTCTTCCCACCCCGACACTCTCCGCTCGATCACTATCTCGAAACGAACCAAAGCGCGGCAACCTGCGCAGAGCGTTTCGTAGGCGATCCGGGTTGGAAGGTGATAACGGGAATGGATGGTTGTCTGCTGTTTGGAGCAAGATCATGGGAAGTGGGGGTGGGAATGGCAAATTGAGCGAGGTGCTGAGAGACTTGGGTTGGATTGTTGGAGTATTGGCACTGACTTTTCTGGTGACATTTGGAATTGTGATTTGGCTGGTCCAGGGGATGCCCATGTAAGTACCGTCTTAATCTGTTCGTAGGAACCTTTGACTTACAGCTGTGGCAGCACCACGTTGAAGCACTTGCCTCAATCAACTACCGATGTCCAACTGCTATCGGCTGAGATTCGAGGATATATGGCGTCGAGCAGCTATGGATGGTGGCATACAGTTGGAGTATTGACTTTTGTTGGATGCTGGAAGCATGCCTGGAGTGTCCCTGGAGCTGTCGTATTGGTGAGCTTTCGTCTTGCAAAGTTGATTGAAGATCTCTTGCTCATCCACTTTCAGAACATTCTAGTTGGATCTCTCCTGGAACCCATGCCAGCACTTGGTCTTTTGACCATCATCACTGCTTCCGGCTCTCTCGGGGCTTACCTCCTCTCCCGCCCCCTCGCCCCTCTTATCGCCGTCCTCTTTCCCAAACCTCTTGCCCTCGTACGGGCCGCTCTCGCTCCCGAATCTATCCCCGCTCCGGATTCTGTTGAACCAACTGTCGGCGAAACTATCACCCCTATTCAGGCATCTTCTGACCCCTCTACACGGGCGATTGGCGGTCCTACTGAAGCTTCTACCATCTGGCGAAGGCTGCTGGTCATGCGTTCGATGGGCTTCGTCCCTTGGAGTGGTATGAACGTTGCATGTGGCGTAGTGGGCGTTGACTGGAAAGTGTTTTGGCTTACCACTGCAGCAGGCAGTGCAAGTTGGAATTATGTCACCGCTAGTGTCGGGAACATCTTATCGAGGCTCAAGGTGCCCAACTCGGCTATCTCTGCAGCACCGGGGGAGATGACTGGGGAGAGTTTGACGAGTTTGTTGCGAGACCCGGTGTTGATTACCAAGCTTGTCTTCCTCTCGGGCTTGACCCTTTTACCCGTCATCCTCAAACGCCGATCACCAGCTTCACCATCAACGACTCCCCGCTCCACTTCATCGTTTGAGCTCTCGGAACTCCCCACTTCGTCTTCTGCCTCTTCATCTAGACCTCTCAATCCCAAGATCAACACCCTCCGCCTTTCAGGGATCGATAATCAACCCATGTCACCACTTTCCCAGAGCTTGGCCAAGTTCACCCCCACTCCCCGCATATTTGATCTTCTCAGTTTCGGACGGATAGCGATGAGGCAAGGTGGGAAGATTGTCGTTGGTGGCGTGAGGAGCGTGGTTGGAGGAGTGAGGGGGGCTGTTAGGGGTGTGACGCAACAATAAGCatgttttttttttgcgATTCTTCATTGTATCTCATCTATCCATCTTGTGTTACTATCTCAGTCTGCTTTCGACGTTTATCTGGATTTGCTCTAGCATAGTACAGTGATAATCTGTTTACAAAGCTCTTTCTCACTGCAACAATTTTTTCATGTAGATTACTTGGGATCAATGTGTTATAATGGTCTTAATGATAGGAACTCCGGCCTCCGTTGTCGGAGTGAAAGACGTTGATGCGATGTTTTGATTGTATACATATTTTTTTGACCTGCATAAACGTTGCAAAAATTGGTTGTTTCACATAGAGAATCCGGAAAGTAAATAAATATAGTACGCCGACCAAGAAGCATACATGAACGCTGAGCGGCAGAAATCATCTTTATCCCCGTCTGTGACGAACGCCGGGTGAGGCCATAGCACCAAGCGGAGGCTGTTGCATCAGATATTATAGCGTGGCTGCCTTGCTACTCGAATCCGTCAGCATGATGTTCGACAGCGGGTAGAGTAGGGTCGTAGGTGAGGGCATGTTCGGAAGGAACTTCAAATAAATCTATCaaagaatgaagaaggattCGCGGTCGGTCTCCGTCCGTTTGGGTTGTTCCTGCTTTTGCCCATTGACCATATGTTATAGAGATGATCTATCGCTTGTCACATACACAGATCGGGACCACTATCCAGAGAGGAGTCGTATAATGAAGAGATTATGGCATGGCACTGCCCACTCATCAGTGCCTTGTGCCAAAAGTACGCTGATGATGTGCTCGAGTTGTACGCCGCCTATAGTCCCTCCTCATGGTGAGTAGCAGCGCAGCCTTCCTAATATTATCTGCGCTTGACATCCGCTGTAGCGTTCTGCGATGGTCTAAACGGTTAACAATACTGTTCTCAACTGTACATTCGGGTCTATAAAACATCTTTCGTTGTTTTCTATATCAGCATTACACGCATCTCGCTCGCTATAATAATAACTTATTTGGGACCCGTGGTTTAACTCAACATGCAAGTTTACGTAATTATACTTGACTGCTGGAGAGACTATCTCACCTCCACCGGCGACCGGCGACCGGAAACCGTTAGTCACAGGACACAACTCTAAGATTGTCGGGCGATTTACTCTCCGTCTGTCATTTTGGCCGTGTGCAAGCCACTCCTATATATGTATAAGTAACGACTGAGGCATGGTGATGATCCTGTATTCTAGACTTCAAGCAAGTACAACGGCCCACAGACCGCGAAAATGTTATCGGCCAAGACCGCGCTCTACGTAGCGCTGGCTTCGATCCCGTTATTCGGCCATGTCCATGCACTAGGCGATGACAAAATCGTAGCCTTTCCAAGTCTATCGCAATTATCTGGAGAATATTACAGTTGGCTAGGACCCACAGATTACAGCAAACATCAAGAACAGACGACTTTCATTGCAAGCAATGATAGGCTGAATCAAGCTTCTTCCGTCCACGGCGCAGATAATTACTTCGTCCTAGCTTCGAGCCATCACCGCTTTGCTTCACCTCTCCTACTGTCATCTGAAGACGACCAGTCCATCCATGTTGCTGCTCAAACATTCGCAGAAGATGTTTACAAGATCACCGGTCATCGACCTGATCTCTATAACGATACTTTACCCGACGATGTTCATCGAGCTGTTATTGTTGGCAGCGTCGAGAGTGGAGTTATCCGAAGTCTCAAGACGGATCCCAAAAGAGAGTCGTTGAAGGGGAAGTGGGAGAGCTTTGATATCAGCTGTGAAGCTTCTCCGCTCGAAGGTCTAGAGGAGGCACTTGTCATCACTGGCTCTGATCGTCGAGGTACGATCTACGCCCTTTACACACTCTCAGAACAAATGGGTATTTCCCCTTTCTACTTCTGGTCTGATGTTCCAATCCCCCATCACTCTACCCTTGCCATTCTCAAGAACAAGTCACTCTCCCATGGCGAGCCGACTGTCAAGTACCGAGGTCTTTTCATCAACGATGAACACCCAGCTCTTTGGGGATGGGCAGCTCAGAGGTGGAATAGGGATCCTTGGGAGCCTGCATTCCAGGTTGAGATGTATGAGCTCTGGTTCGAGATGATGCTAAGATTGAAGGCAAATTACTTTTGGCCTGCTAGTGAGTTTGGACTCGCACTCTAACCATGAATAGTTGACTGATAGAAACTAGTGTGGGCGTCCAAGTTTTCTGTCGATGGTCTTGACATTACCAACGGTCTCCCCCAGCCTGCGATCCCAGGTCCCAACCAAGTTCTTGCCAATAAGATGGGCATCGTTATGGGCACTTCACATCATGAACCGATGTCCCGTAATAAACCTGAATGGGACATATTCGGGAATGGTCCTTGGGACTGGACAAATAAAGATGTCCTAAAAGACTTTTGGCGATACGGGGCTGAGAGAGCTAAGGGCATCGAAACTCTTTTTACGATGGGGATGAGGGGAGATGGGGATGAGCCTCTGACTGATGCCAGTAATGAGTTGGTCCAGAGTAAGTTTTACCACTATGATAAAAGTCCTCCGGAGCCTTGAATTAATCCCGATTAGATATCACTAAGGTTCAGCAGGATATCTTGAAAGACGTTTATGATACCGACGATCTGGTGGGAAGCGGTGTGAGTCAGATGTGGTGCATGTACAAGGAGGTTGCTGGATATTACCAAAACGGAGTGAGTTCTTCGGTCCAGTAACCAGTTTGAATTGCTGACCCAGCTACTGTGAAGCTTGAAGTTCCAGACGATGGTATGTTTCTGCTGCGTCATCCAGTCCAAAGATATCTCAAGAACTCACAATGCTTTATAGTCACAGTTCTCTTTGCCGATGACAATTACGGCAACATCATGTCTGTCCTCCCTCCAGAACGTCAGGGCCATGAAGCTGGTGCTGGGATCTACTACCACGTCGACTGTGAGTGTTTCTGCCCACTGGCTTGCATAGCGCAACACTGACAAGGTATGGTCCTGGTTTCTAGACGTTGGTTTTCCAAGAGATTACAAATGGATAAATACGGTCAATCCTGCCAAAAGTAAGTAGCGCATAATTTTTCACTCTTTGGGATCATTTCATTTACTGTTATGTAAATTAGCCTGGGATCAAATGAACATTGCCCGCTCCTTCAATACCACCCAGATCTGGATTCTCAACATTGGAACATTGAAACCCCTCGAAATGCCTACAGAGTGGTTCCTAGACCTCGCATGGGACTTTGATAGATGGGAGAGAAATAGTTGGAAGAGGTGGTTGAGAGAGTGGGCGGCGAGAGAATTTGGAGAGgaatggaaagaagagatagGGGATATCATGGGGAAGTACTCTGTGAGTTTTCGGTTAGTGCTTCCAAGAGAAATGGTTGGTTAACAGATGCAGCTTTACGCAGCAAGGAATAAAGCGGAGCTCGTTAATAGCAAATCGTGGTCACTCTCCAACTATCGCGAGTAAGTTCACCTCAAAGTCCAATGTTGCGAGACTTATACTTACAAAGACGTACATAAGGGCTGAGCGAGTGCTTTCTAAATGGCACGATCTCACTAGCCGTGCAGGTCAGATATACGACCAGTTGCCCAAAGAAACCCAGCCATCGTTCTTCCAGCTCGTGTACATGCTTTGCGCCGCTCAAGAAAACTTGAACAAGCTACACATTGCAGGTCAGTCATCTTTGCCTCTCAAAACACTGTTGGGTTAGAAAAGTCTGATCTGCGATTGTGGTTAGTTGGTCGCTCGACACTTTATGCTTTCCAGGCAAAGACGGCTGCCAATGTGTTTGCGCATGAGGCGATTGAAGCGTTCTACCAAGATGCGAACATCACTGAGACCTTCCATTCCTTGCTGAACCGTAAATGGGACCAGTAAGTGTatcctttctcttcttcccaccTTCCCCGTTGCCAGGTTTTCTAGGACTGACACGCCTCTTAGTATATGGGACCAAACACACATCAACTACTACACCAACCTCGAACCTATCCGAGAttcccttcctcccatcCACTTCGTCAATCCCTTCCAGCCTTCCCGACCTGGCATTCCCCTTAGAGAGGGGGACTTACCCGGCCAGGTCGCCTATGTCCGCCTCACTGTGGAGAATTCCCTAGGCGCTTGGCCGGGAGATAACGTCAGGAACTGTGAGAGGGGTTACAAATGCCCCGATCCGATACTTTTACCCATGGATCCATGGGGCGAACAGAGTCGATGGATTGACATTGGTGCTGGAGGACCGAAGAATGTGAgttggaagatggaggtgGATGTGGATTGGTTGACAGTGGAGCCaaggaaggggaagacTGTGTGGGATGGTTCAGGGGACGAGAGGATTTGGGTATCAGTGGATTGGGACAAGGTGCCAGTTACTACAAAGGGTGAGACGGTGAAAAAAGAGGGGCATATCGAGTTTAGTGCTGCCGACAGGACCAATGTCACCGTCACAGTCCCTATCATTATACCTCCCTCCCCGCCATCCTCTTTCCGTGGCCACGTAGAGGGCGATGAGTATGTCGCTATCGAAGCTGCTCACTATACGACAAACACTTCGGCTGAGGGATACGCCTTTGAGGAACTCGAAGGATATGGACGTACGCTTTCTGGTCTGGAAATGTTCCCTGTCAATACTCAAAATTTCACCCTAGGTGAAGGTCCCAAGCTCGAGTATGACTTTTGGGCACACGGCGATAGCATGGATGGAAAAGGCAAGGTGGAGATAACTGTCCAAGTTGGCCCAACTTTGAATTTCCTCGTCGGTAAAGAGCTTGCTTTTGGGCTTCAGTTTGATAATCTTCCACCCAAAGAAATTCACCCCGTGCCAACAAAGGGTCTTGGTGAAAGTGGCTCAGATCGAAAGCCTGGGGAAGTGGGGTCCGTACCTGAAGACTGGATGGAAGTGGTTAGTAGTGAGATTAGGAATGTGACGATGGAGGTGACAAAGGACGGCTGGGAGGCCGGGAAGCATACGGTGACAATCTGGGGAATGACAACGGGCgtggtggtggagagaATTTGGGTGGACATGGGCGGGATCAGAAAAAGGGGGTATAGCTATTTGGGTCCGCCTGAAAGTCAGCGTGTGTTCTAGGTTTTGTCAGTTTTAGCGAAGTGTATGATAGGAATGCAGTTATGGAACGTGGTGAAATGATTAAGTTCTGTGCATAGATGCTAGATAAAAAGTCAGCCTTATAAACGGTCCTTGCTCATGTGACTCACCTTTTATAAATCCCCACTAGACTTTTGCTGAGCTTGCTTAATTTCCAGCCTTTCCCTTTCGgcttccttcttcttctgcgCCGCAATCTTCCTTTGCTATTGGACCATACAACTTTAGCATAATGGCTCTTCGTATGAGCTTTTATTTAGGCTCACTCTTTGTCTCCTCCCCTTACCCCTCTTTCCCTCGTTTCCAATCACAACATCGACATAAAgctccttcctcttctttgaCAATGCTTCCGCCCGagccttctccttcttcttgtctCGTTTTCGCATGAGGGGTGCCATGGATGTTTTGAGAAGTGAACCATAGGCAGCATGAAATGATGGAACGGATGAGGCGGGAACCTTCAACAATTCGGTTAACTGGTGGATGCTTTACAGGGCAAAATGCTTACTCGAGCGGAAAACTTGTTGTCTCCTTGAGTACACCTTATGAGCACCTCATGTTCTGGTCCTTCGCCGCCgttctctccctcttcgTCGTTCATTTGCACATCTGCATCATCCGAGTATGTTACTATACCATAAAATCTCAGCATATAGCCCGACCAGGATGTGAAAACGTACACCTCTTGTGAGTGAGCCAAACGGAACTTGAAGAGGACGGGTCAGAGAAACATTGACTGAGTTTGGTGAGAAACTACGCGGGGATTGTCAGCTTCATGCCATGCAACGGTAAGAAACACCCACCTCCTCTGGGGACACGAGATTCTGGGGCATTGTAGATAATTTGAAGATGTCTGGTATATGTATGTTAACTTGACACGAAA contains the following coding sequences:
- a CDS encoding Hypothetical Protein (Similar to TIGR gene model, INSD accession AAW46630.1) produces the protein MPQNLVSPEEFLTKLSQCFSDPSSSSSVWLTHKRLTYSDDADVQMNDEEGENGGEGPEHEVLIRCTQGDNKFSARVPASSVPSFHAAYGSLLKTSMAPLMRKRDKKKEKARAEALSKKRKELYVDVVIGNEGKRGKGRRQRQRKIAAQKKKEAERERLEIKQAQQKSSGDL
- a CDS encoding Hypothetical Protein (Similar to TIGR gene model, INSD accession AAW46719.1), producing the protein MPFVSNGWKPSTSPVGEGFTTSRTPEQSTSSSSAPSPSSSTFPRPKKLRSRTSTLTNVYTPPLPPVMSRENSAEDVREEYGQGPSGLPPGTLLPSVNGRRASKSVSYVPPSVVVTPSKYYTPQTHNQFPFVGSPNANIGNGVMGSPEGDMKNMLKRRTSTPSLVKRVTRSEEEEEDEGLRGKLIPKNEPQQSQLLQEPQKSEVRARSTSTSVVVPQTQGLTEHSTYTSQPVRPPMPPSSYTQQPHPPRPWSAAPPSSSSPVEEASNERSSSFLSSAYNYTESGIVQLFNYVRPSSFSHHSYARQEPSDVDSEKGLNGSEDETEESSVSYFTLPPTPPEQSEFSSYAAALPSDSLPTPTLSARSLSRNEPKRGNLRRAFRRRSGLEGDNGNGWLSAVWSKIMGSGGGNGKLSEVLRDLGWIVGVLALTFLVTFGIVIWLVQGMPITTLKHLPQSTTDVQLLSAEIRGYMASSSYGWWHTVGVLTFVGCWKHAWSVPGAVVLNILVGSLLEPMPALGLLTIITASGSLGAYLLSRPLAPLIAVLFPKPLALVRAALAPESIPAPDSVEPTVGETITPIQASSDPSTRAIGGPTEASTIWRRLLVMRSMGFVPWSGMNVACGVVGVDWKVFWLTTAAGSASWNYVTASVGNILSRLKVPNSAISAAPGEMTGESLTSLLRDPVLITKLVFLSGLTLLPVILKRRSPASPSTTPRSTSSFELSELPTSSSASSSRPLNPKINTLRLSGIDNQPMSPLSQSLAKFTPTPRIFDLLSFGRIAMRQGGKIVVGGVRSVVGGVRGAVRGVTQQ